The Brachypodium distachyon strain Bd21 chromosome 4, Brachypodium_distachyon_v3.0, whole genome shotgun sequence nucleotide sequence TTACTGTTGTCCAATTTCTTGTGGTGATTGGTCTATACGATTCTGTAAAACTAAATGTAATGAAAACGTCAAATATTTACAACTCTAGGTAACATAGAAGGTGAGATATTTGACTATAAGATTAAGATACGGTATCACTGTAACTtgtgtagtactccctccaatcctaaattgttatcgaaatattacatgtatctagacgacttttaagaatagatacattcatatttgggcaattttgagtcaagaatttaggatcagagggaggccagagggagtatcatttaaTGGAGGTACTGTACCCATATCATCGATTTATTAGATGTTTACATGGAAAATATTGCTTGCTGCTTTATAGGGTTAAGCACTAGCATATTCTGCATACAGTAGCTATGCATCTTTTAGTTTCTGATGATGTTCTCTGCTTAGAGGGTTAATTTGCCGTAGGCTGAAGTTATTTGAGATAAGCTTTTCTTGATGTcattttagtactccctccgtctggaaatccaagtcacttatttccggacggagggtgTAATAAGTTTGGGCACCCTTTATCAAGAAACTTAAGCTCTCTTATGGTTATACATTAATGGAAGTTCAGGCATAAACCGGATAGTCTACCCTTCTAGGTGAAGCTCTGTTGCCAGTCTCTGATAATAATAATACTTTTAAAGTGAAATGATCCTTTGATCCTACTCTTCTCCCGTGTTTCATCCTGGACAGATTGGAGCATTACTGTACAGTTAGTGTGTGCACACGTAATGCTTTATAATTTCTTTCTTCATAAATAACTCGTAAGAGTAGTGCTTCAGTGTTCTAGTCTACTGAGTTGTTCATCCATCTTAGTCAAACTTCCATGACTGATCTTATACTAATCCAGTTATCATCTTAAAGTTGTTCGTCTGAATTGTTTCTTTTCTAAACTCTTTGTGGCACTGAATCTGGTGTGTTGTTTGTCTCTGCAGGTCAGTGCGTGGGATACAACACATGGATTTGTCCGGTTGCGTTTTTATACATCAAACTCAGAGTCTGCTTCCTGGTTGCGAAGCTATTCATTGCAGTGGGCTGGAGCTCCTCGGGGATCTGCATATGTTAATTCTTGTTTTTTGGCTGTATTGTTCGTCATGCACAGGAAGCTGTGACTTGTTACAGGATTAAAGCTGCATTTGTCTGTGAGCTAGTAATCCACTATTGAAGGATGGATTGGTGACATCCTCGATTTGTTTTGCACTTTCTCGGTACTCTGTCTAGTCTACATGCCTGTTTTGTAAACTCAATTGGGCTTGTATTTGTGATTACAACATTTAGATTTTGTtgacagaaagaaagaaaattgtCTTAAGTTTCGTGTCGTAGAGGCCAAAGATCAAGCTTTCCTCGAGTTCAGAAAAAGACTTGCACCACCGAATTACTGTATCTGAAGTTATATTGTGGAAAGGGGACTGACATTGGGTTGAAGGAGCTCTGAGAGCGAATATCCCACTTATTAAAGTGAAGATTTTCTTGTGACGGTCCTTTCAGGATGTTGAAGATAAATGTTGCGGAGTAGTTGGGCTTCACAATATATCTTTACTATGATTTCACtacttgctagctagctatttTAAGCCTATAAATAATAACGCTACTTCATCACATTTGATTCAACTGAACAACAGTTATTTCACATGTCCCTACATCCAGATGGAAGCACCACACAAAGCTTAGGGTTGGGAAGTAATAGGAAAGACGCTGGCTTATGGCCTCCAACAGAAAGTATATAGTCCGGTTTATTTCCTAGTTGTCAAAAAAATCATAGCACACTCTTCAGCGCAAGCTTTGTTATTGGATCAGAACCGCATGTCTAATAGTCCACTGTTTTGAGCATCCTATTGTtacaaaaatcagaaaaaaagaaaaggcttgTAAGTTTTGTGTCACGTACAGAAAAGACCAGGCTCACTTCGAGCTTATAGAAAATAAAGGGATTTTCATCGCTTTGCATCTGAAGTTATATTGTGGAGGAGAACAGGACGTTGGGTGGAGGCCTTGACCCTTGGGGGAGTTCTGGAGAACTGGAGTGAATATGCCATGAACTGATAAAAGTGAACACTTTTCTTGTCGCATATCTTTCGGTCCAGGCAAGATCAAATGTTGTCAACTGGTTGGGACTTTACTAGCTCACCCCTTGGGGGACTTCAATACCGATTCAATTGAACAACGAGAGCAAACACATGTTCAGTCCAGACATCCAGATGAAAGCACCACATCTATGGAGAGTGAGTGTAGAATTTCACTGCCTCATCAGTTCAAAGCTTAGGTCCGTGAGAGTGTGAGGTACAAGACAAGACAACCACTCGCGAAATTAGGAAAAGAGAATATAGCTCAGTTTGTTTTTAATCtattgagtaaatttcacaaaaccacagttttCGCGAGCAATCTTCTCACGCAGCCCCctcttttgctaatttgttcgAAAAAACACAATTTTTCAGTTCGTATGTACCAACAAGCCCAAAATAATGAGTTTAGGCCATATGACTTTTTCTTACAATCAGGACCCACATGTAAGAGGCCACTTCGGACAAACCCAACCCGATAGCCTTTAAGCCAACATCTGGGTTTGTCCGACGTGTCCTCTTACAAGTGGGCCcgattgtaaaaaaaattgtcagaATGACTAAATCGGTTACTTTGGCCTTGTGTTACAGTCTGGCTATAAATCTGTGGTTTTCCGGacaaaaattagcaaaagtggaGACTTCGCAGTGGCGGGCTGCCTCTTCTCGGTCCAACGTCTTCAGCCAGCTTCCTCGCGGACTCAGTATCTCCTCGTTCTCTGTTTGCTCTGGTGCTCGCTGATCTGCTCCTGCCCGCGTCACTTCACGCCTGCGATCTCCGGCCGGATCCGATGGCTTGCCCGCTAGTTCCAACGACTGTGCCGACTGATCAAACGTTCTCCAGTGCTCTCCTTTCTTCCTCGCTTTTCCTCTCGATAGTGAGCAGGCGGCGACGCGAGCTTCACCGGTGACGAGTGGGCAGCTGGTGCGGTCATTGGCCTCTACGTATGCGTGGTGGGTCCTGCATGCGCAACGCCCCGGTGTTTCGTCTTCTCCTCACTTCGTTATCTTGAGGTCTCTGTGTGAAAACCTAAGATCCGGCTATTGCTGGATCGGGTGACGAACGTTCTAACGTGCTTTCCTCCTTGGGGGCATCACTATGCAGACCATGACTCTTGGTGGCACCTAGTAGCACGCTTGGTTTAAGGTGGAGTGTTTAGCGTAAGGTTTGTGGGAGGGTTGGGTGGTTTCTCTTCTTGTGTCTTGTGTGGCCTAGGTTGTTTGTTCGTGCTCGGTGATAAGGTGCGCTTAGTTTTTTTTGGTGTGGTCTCGGCATGTAATGTCTTTCGTCTTCACCTGATGTACATAGGTGTTGTATTGTATTCTCGGTGATGTGTGGCCTTTCGGTTTGGCCGATGGTAAAATTTGCGAAGGTATGCTCTCGGTTGTGAGTCATCCTTCGACTACATCGACGGCACATCTTAATTGTGGTTGGTCTTGGTCGTAGCACATGGCTCTTTGAATATGCCGGCTATAGAGGTGTCACGGTGCGGCCTCGGCCGCATGCTGCTTTTCGACTACATCGATGGCACAATGTCATGGGTGTGTTCAACAGATCGATGCCTTTAGACTGCATCGCCAGTGCTCCTTCTTGTGCATTCAGGACGATGTTGGCATGTTTTGAGAGCCTAGGTTTTGGTTTGTCATGTTTCTTTTGGCAAATGTTGTCATTGTACTCGTTGTATCTCGATTCTTTTATCTAATAAAATGATGCAGGCTGATTTTTTCCGCCGTAGTTctctaaaataaataaagaacatAAAGGCGATTAAGATGTTGTATTATCAAAATACCTTTTCAGAGCCCATATTAACAAATTTTTGATGCATCGAGTCATTTCCATAGAACTCTGTAAACTCCCTCTTATTCTAGGGAGCTGCATATGAATTGTCCTAATAGACAATCCTTCAAAGGGTGAAGCATGGCCGAGATCTTCTCGGGGTGGTGAAAGAGGGGTTGCAAAGCGTGGATGGCAACGGGGCGGGTCTGGACGGGTCGAccacatccatatccatatccatccCCAAACCAACTATCCATCCACGCAAAAATCCGTGGATTTAAAACAACATCCGTGTCCATATCCACGAGTATGCGGGTATCCATGGATTATCCATATACATGCAATATACATCGTaaacagcagcaacatcaGCATATACAGCAACAACAGTATACAACAGCAAACAATatccattattttattaaatacCGGGTTGCTTGAAGAGTGGCGGCTCGTGAGAGTGGGACTGAAGGAGGGAAATTAGGGTTAGAGTTGTGAGGGAAGAGAACTATTTATAATGAGTATATGGTTGAAAATGGACCAACATGtcagtaatttatttattttattaaatagCGGGTATACATGGATATCCATGAATCCAATTTGCTATCAGTGTCCGCTCCATGACTTGACGGGTATCCATGACTGGATATCCATGGGCTGAATATCCACGGATATCCACTTTTTCAGTATCCATTGCCATCCTGATCACAAAGGACAACGCAAAGCGTGAAGCATGTGctttttcgcaaaaaaaagaaagacaatgCAAATGTACCAACTTGATCCATGTACTCCAATATATGAAGTCTCagataaaaaaattgtgggGTGCTGCTTTACGAGGGAACATGATATTGGATCGAGGCTTGAGAAGTGAAGATTTTTCTTGTGAAATAAATGCTGTGGAGTGGTTGGCGGGAAATTACAACGACATAACTGAACTGCGGTTTCACTACTGGCTAGCTATTGTtatgtcttttcttttcaaatatAAACCAGCTATATGTCTGTATATATAAGTAGCTCTACTTCGATCTAACGAAAGGAGCTAACACATCGCTGCATCCAGACGGAGAGAAAGCAACACATCCATGGAGAGCGAGCAAGTTTGAAAATTTCGTTGGCTCATCCATTGAAGCTTAGGATTGAGATGTATCAGTAAAGACAGTATGAGGTGGCATGGAGGCATATAGATTTCCTCTCGCCAGTTTGGTAGCTGCTAAAAAATATCTCGTGCAGATGTTAAACCGTCTCCACAAGTGAGATCATTTGCCTGTGGTTTGCGTGTGGCTAGTCGCTCGTTTTTTGGGTTTCCGTCACTCTATTTAGACTTCACTACTAGGATCATATGCTGCATTACTTGTCCTGGCTAACGAGACGAGATAGGTACAAGGCACTATAGGATTAAAGTGCTATGGCTTAATAAATCTTAAATATGTAATAACACGGAAATTTGTAAACAAGAATAGCTTTCTACAGCAAGGACTTTTTGTTCACGTATAAGTTCACGTTGCAAAAATTCAGTGAAATCGAGCCATTTCATATGATTTCATAAACTTCTTCATCTTTATTCCAAGAGGCTACATATGTGTTCTGCCGCTTTAATTTAAGTGCATTTTTAGGTCCAAGCGTAGTATAAACAAGTAAAACATACGAGAACATATGTCTCGTCAACAGAAAAATCACTAGCAGCACTCACATTATTTCTGGTTTAACTTTACATTATCACCGTGGCAATACGGCACTTAAAATCTATTTACAATTCAACGCCCGTGCTTACCTTCGCTTCTCGAAACATGACATCTCTACAGAGTTGTTGTAAGAGCAATTTGTTGACCTTGTCATGTCACGTAGGATTTCTGTTGGCAAAATTCTAGCTCAGTCTAACAAGGACTGTGCACGACGCCACAGCTGGCTCCCAGAAAGGACTAGACCCAGTCACACCACCAACTTCGACAACAACCCGGGCAGTCCCTGCCAGGTGGGCCCTCCGCGCAGCCCAGCTATACCTAAAAGCAAAGCCCAGTGGAAGCCGAAGCCACTGGGGTCACCCTCGCCTCTACGAATCACGAGACCCGCCGCGTCTTTTGTTTCGCATCGATCGGCCGCCGCTGTTCACCTCCATCCGGGCCCCATCCTTCAGCCACTTCTCGCCTCTCCTCGCAGCAAAACCCTAGAACGCGGCCGCGCCTCTACCCCCATCCTACACCACCCATCGCCGAGCCCCAAAAACCCTAGCACCCCGCCTCCtcgctccccccccccctccgcTCCCCTACCGTCGCCTCCACCTATTAAAGCCTCCGCCCCAAGAAATCCGCTGCTTCGACGGCCGCATCTCTATCCGCTCCTCCTTCTCTTCGCCGCCCTCGGCGCAGCAGGCAGGCAGAACAGAGAGAGGTACGGGTTAGCTTCTGCCATCTCTCTCTCATGCCTGGGTTTCCGAGCCGAGCTCAGATTTGGCCTTTTTCTGACGCGCTTTCCTGGTTTTATATTATTTAATAATCTATTTTTCGTGCagagatggcggcggtggcggtgcgtGGGACCGGGAGGGTTGCTGCCGCGGGGGCGTCTGCGGCGGTCGTGATggccgttgctgctgctgctgcggcgcaGAATTTGCTGGTTCTGTTCTCTCTCGTGGTGAGtggcccttttttttttcagtaatTAGTTCCTGTGCTGCTCTACCTGTTAGTCTACTGTTATGGATTGCTAGATTGGGCTGATATGCTTGTATACTGTGATAAGGCTTGTGATTTTGCTGCTAGGTTTTGGTTAGGCATGCTGTGCCCATGGAGGGTTTGACCATGAAAACCTGAATAATTTGGTCTGCAGATCTGGAGATAAATACTCATGGTTTCTATTGTTTTGATAATTTTAGATTTTGTTCCCTGAGAAACAATTGCTGTTCTGTTTCCTGGGCTAGGAACTGTGAATAGATCTAGCAGATCTGAGTAGTTGCATCAGGGGTTCTTTGTTCGGAAGTACCAAGATAGggaaatatatatgtaatgATTACCTGAATTATTCTGCACCAGAACATCACATGGGGCACAATCTATGGTTCCGAATGACATTCGTATACCAGATCCTATTTTCTTATCTGAGTAGATGCATCAAGGGATCTTTCTTTGGAAGTACAAAGATAGGGAATTACATATGTCCAGTTATGGAAGATGATTACCTgaactattttgcaccgggACGCCACACTAGGCATAATCTATGGTTTCCAAGGGACATTTGGATACCAGATCCTGTTTCCTTATTATGGACTGTTTGTAATCACTGTATTTCAAGAGTATGTGGGTGTGTCACCAAATAATAGTTACAATTAATTTCTCATTGATCATTATACGTGCGTGACCATATAAGTAATCAATTTGTCCAGTCCAGGCGTTGTCTAGTAGCGGATCTTAGGTTTGAGTAGTGTCTTGTTAAGTTCCATATAAGGATTGTGTGGTTTCTGAGGAGAGTCTGGTTGGAACCGTCTGGAAGCAGCTGTTACGGAAGCGCCCAAACTAATTTAATCGTACTGTGGCTGTTGAATGGTGTCGTATTTGAGGGAAGTCCAGGCAGGAACTGTCAAGGGCCAGATGTTACGAAAGCCCCCGAACTGAAAGCTGGCTGTGTCTGTTGAAGTAAGAGTCATCTGTCAATAATAAGTTGTGGCTGTGCCGGCTGTTCGGTACTACTTGTTCACATTGCATTAATTTGTACCTGTGGCCAAATAAGCTTTGCTTTTATACACATGTTTTATCTTATCGAATAGTTTGACATCTTGCTGTTATTTGGAATATTGGTTTCCTTATTTGCTATTATTTACGCCCTTCCTTTTGCTGATGTGACTTGAATCTTTCTTAGATGGAAGCTGTAAGCGCTGGAGCAGATATATTTAATGAAGACCACCAAGATATTTACAAGTAAATTCATTTATCTCAATCAATGTGCATTTCTCTATATTCAATGTTTTCTGTTGCTGACTTTGTATGATTCAATTTCTAAAGGCAATTTGGCAAAATCAAGCCTGGAACTGTTCCTGAGAATAAGGATGCTGGGTCggacgatgacgatgatgatgaagatgaagatgaggaCGATGAAGGTGGTGACGACGATGAGGCTGATGCAGAGGAGGATTTCTCAGGTGAAGAAGGCGGtgaggacgaggaggatgatgatgaccCTGAGGCAAATGGTGGTGAAGGAGGTAGTGACGATGAAGATGGTGAAGACgatgatggtgatgatgaagaaggtgatgatgacgaggatgaggatgaggatgaggatgaagaggaagaagatgacgagGACCAGCCACcatccaagaagaagaaatgatCTAGCTGCCTTCATTCTCTCCCCTGTCTTGTTTCAGTCTGTTAGTTCTGCTGTTTAGATGATGATGGAGCAGGTCTGAGACCGACCTATGTAGCTTGTGGCTTGGTTCATAGGGTAGGACAACATTGAACTCTGATGTTCTCTGGGTTTTCGCCTTTGTGCATGTAGTCGTATCATTGCTGTGTTCTGTCATTGGAGCTGTCATATTGTGCCATGCATTCAATCTAATTCTTGTTACTCAGGCGTAATCATCAATTGTTACTTGTGCTTCAAGCCTCTGGTTGCCATTTCGGTCTGCCTTGTTTTTCCCTTTGGTGAAACTAATCAAACCTAAGATCCGCTACTAGACTTTATGAGTTTGTAGAATCACTTTTCTGGTCTGCCTTGTTTTTTCCTTAGGTGAAACTACTTGAGATCATCCCATTTGCCGTCTAACTTTATGAGTTTGTAGTCACTTTTCTGGTCTGCCTTGTTTTTTCCTTGGGTGAAACTAGAAATTGAAATTGTTTTGAGTTGCTGTCTAACTTAACGAGTGGTCTTGTCGAAGTGCTGCCTAAAATATGTCAAGACTGACTTGAGAGGAAAACTGAGTGTTCAAACTCAATTTTCCTTGTTGGCTGAATACAAGTGTCTACAGGCTTGCATCTTCTTATTATATTAAATGTTCCTGAATGGGGCAATGTTGACAGGCACTTCTGTTCCAAAATCGTGCCAGAAAGTGAAGTAGAACTCACTACAGAAAAGGCCCATACAATATATGGCAGAAAATTCGTTGCGGCATCTACATTTACATTCTACCTATTTCCTACCCCGGCTACTGAAAATTCTATTATCCAGCAGGAGCTCCATAAATTTGCTTGGCAGAGCGAGCTTAACtcttgatgattttttttttctaatcaCCCTTCCAAGGACGTGGGAACTGTGTGTAACTACAAATTGACGCCAGTGTCACTACTCCGATTCTGGCTCAGAAAAGTCCTGGGGCTCGCTGTTGGCGAATGCTAACCAGACAGCAGTGCCAGTTAAGTAAAAGAAGACGGAAGGTGCAAAGAGTGATATCTGCACACAGAAGAAACAATGTTCGCAGTTAGAATGATtaatgttttgatttttttttttggtttgagTTAGAATGATTAATGGTAGAATATAGATTGCGAAGAAATGGAATAGTTGTGATGTTGACAAACATACACTCCATGAATGAGTCGTATCAACAAGATAGCCTGTAAGTGCAACACCAACAATTCCAGGTACAGCCCCTACAGTATTTGTGATTCCCTGAAACACAAAGGCACCAGTCAAGAACTACATACAAAAAATACCTTTTTGTGGATTCTGGTTCTCTTTTCCACTAGTGCTTTCATTGTTAGATGAACTGTACGGACTAATTAAAGATAGGCCCTGATATCAGAATTAAAAATACTAgggtgtctttttttttaaaattttctgTAAGAGACATTCGATTGCAACCCGACAGTatatatagatacatatatTAATTTTCGAAAGGTGAGACACCAGAAT carries:
- the LOC100836398 gene encoding phosphopantothenoylcysteine decarboxylase subunit VHS3 is translated as MAAVAVRGTGRVAAAGASAAVVMAVAAAAAAQNLLVLFSLVMEAVSAGADIFNEDHQDIYKQFGKIKPGTVPENKDAGSDDDDDDEDEDEDDEGGDDDEADAEEDFSGEEGGEDEEDDDDPEANGGEGGSDDEDGEDDDGDDEEGDDDEDEDEDEDEEEEDDEDQPPSKKKK